From the genome of Spinacia oleracea cultivar Varoflay chromosome 2, BTI_SOV_V1, whole genome shotgun sequence, one region includes:
- the LOC110804217 gene encoding E3 ubiquitin-protein ligase BRE1-like 2 isoform X3 codes for MQILAADRLAELEDAREDNSILSKQLEEIENEMKDDKYVCTSRLYTLVNDQLHHWKAEVSRYKALTESLQSNRSYLIRREKELELKTESADSAKDAIDKAKTRVEELELKFQNSVIRKNELEAKMEEVVQDSGRTDIKSEFNVMTSSLAKEMEMVEAQLNRWKDISQEALSLRGEAETQKALLSRKASEVKVLGDKCAQQMVEIKSLKELIEKLQKEKSELQIFVDMLGQGIYDNRDLMEIQESERRACAQADVLKHALDEHNLELRIKAANEAEAACQRRLSVAEAEIADLRAKLDTTERDVCELTEAIKIKDAEAEAYICEIETIGQAYEDMQTQNQHLLQQMTERDDYNIKLVSESVKTKQAVSTLLSEKQALTKQFQLVNASLVSLRARVSSSEERMKAIMTEAFKHCQEDRHLMVSIERTKWELSDAEKELKWVKSAIASSEKEYEQVQRKTAESQKGLNSERHDRKKLEDELREWKDKVDEMRAETGEAAIQRLQEEIKDCKSILKCSVCFDRPKEVVIVKCYHLFCNQCIQRNLEIRHRKCPGCGTAFGQNDVRFVKI; via the exons ATGCAGATATTGGCAGCTGATCGGCTTGCTGAGCTTGAGGATGCACGTGAAGATAATTCGATCCTGTCAAAACAATTAGAAGAAATTGAG AATGAAATGAAGGATGATAAATATGTGTGCACTTCTCGATTGTACACTTTGGTTAATGATCAGCTCCACCATTGGAAAGCTGAAGTCTCGCGATATAAAGCATTGACTGAATCTCTACAG TCCAATAGGTCATATCTTATTAGAAGAGAAAAGGAACTAGAGTTAAAAACAGAATCAGCAGACAGTGCAAAAGATGCTATTGATAAGGCTAAGACAAGAGTTGAGGAGTTAGAGCTGAAGTTCCAGAATTCTGTTATCCGGAAGAATGAACTTGAGGCTAAAATGGAAGAAGTTGTTCAAGATTCAG GAAGGACAGACATTAAATCTGAGTTCAATGTGATGACCTCATCTCTGGCTAAAGAAATGGAAATGGTGGAGGCTCAACTAAATCGATGGAAAGATATTTCCCAGGAAGCCTTGTCCTTGCGAGGAGAAGCAGAAACACAGAAGGCATTGTTAAGCAGAAAG GCTAGTGAAGTGAAGGTCTTGGGAGATAAATGTGCTCAACAGATGGTGGAAATCAAATCCCTTAAGGAGTTG ATTGAGaagctgcaaaaagaaaagtCGGAACTGCAAATCTTTGTAGATATGCTTGGCCAGGGAATTTATGACAACAG AGATCTGATGGAAATCCAAGAATCTGAACGAAGAGCTTGTGCACAAGCTGATGTGTTGAAACACGCTCTTGATGAGCATAATCTAGAGCTAAGGATAAAAGCCGCTAATGAAGCTGAGGCGGCTTGCCAGCGGCGTCTCTCGGTTGCTGAGGCTGAAATAGCTGATTTAAGAGCCAAATTGGATACTACTGAAAG GGATGTCTGTGAACTGACGGAAGCAATTAAAATAAAGGATGCAGAGGCAGAAGCTTATATTTGTGAAATTGAG ACGATTGGTCAAGCATATGAAGATATGCAGACGCAAAATCAACATCTCTTGCAGCAGATGACTGAGAGGGATGATTACAATATCAAG CTGGTGTCTGAAAGTGTGAAGACAAAGCAGGCTGTGAGCACACTTCTCTCAGAGAAGCAAGCCCTGACTAAGCAATTTCAACTAGTTAACGCATCGCTGGTATCTCTCAGGGCAAGAGTTTCAAGTAGTGAAGAGCGG ATGAAAGCTATAATGACAGAGGCCTTTAAACATTGCCAAGAAGACAGGCACCTCATGGTTAGCATAGAGAGAACGAAATGGGAGTTATCAGATGCCGAGAAGGAGTTGAAGTGGGTTAAATCTGCTATTGCTTCGTCTGAGAAGGAATACGAGCAGGTTCAACGGAAGACTGCTGAAAGTCAAAAGGGGTTGAACAGTGAAAG GCATGACAGAAAGAAACTTGAGGACGAGCTTAGAGAATGGAAGGATAAAGTTGATGAGATGAGAGCTGAAACAGGGGAGGCTGCAATCCAGAGACTTCAAGAGGAAATAAAAGATTGCAAGTCTATTCTCAAATGCAGTGTTTGCTTTGACCGCCCAAAAGAG